Proteins encoded within one genomic window of Neodiprion fabricii isolate iyNeoFabr1 chromosome 6, iyNeoFabr1.1, whole genome shotgun sequence:
- the LOC124184911 gene encoding neprilysin-1 isoform X4 has product MDTNHGTVSPYSIGSDNNLVPVKFRGTIFQQPHRIYSKITLALLIISMLFLVVLIVLSIVYAHPRFEICSSEECIRIAASLKESMNTSVNPCDNFYEYACGRWSREHPTPDSSSTNSWFSERTARVARTIRDLLQENTTVETPWAVVQAKNLYTSCLDVASLNSLGLWPLRNLLEELDLPEIPALFSGTPGNITSQLARLKKTLGKDVFFGLDVIPDPKNNSRNIILLGMPYTSSPLPRDVELDKRIQRIRTRKRAIEKDLPDEDEEGLMSVEQIYMTEIIREVTSNGTAKICNLNDTGYPNETEIARVVEQIYGMSEELYYLTHGDSNDTISEADFKYEDYMYVDDLQKITDDYIKDVNLSLTPRQIWRPFIEEVFKDIPGLDLTRKDKVLVEDLDYLKEIAVLISATDDEVLEASIWWVVLDIVAPHSSENLREAWDKYLLSIADIEVWQSRSLHCVNSVNHLMGMAVSWLFVDPKFHEKMGQKVVEMLEDIRAAFASLVQQADWMDAQTKSATLEKSKKMASAIGHPHWLFEEAELNEYYEGINMIEDAYLDNMLHIVKLRWKYVLESLHDENFSNETYWATDPTDVNAFHTFQANQIKL; this is encoded by the exons AACATTGGCTCTACTAATTATCAGCATGCTGTTCCTGGTAGTACTCATAGTTCTTTCTATAGTCT atGCTCATCCGAGGTTTGAGATTTGCAGTTCTGAAGAGTGTATACGCATAG CTGCCAGCTTGAAGGAGTCCATGAATACGTCTGTAAATCCATGCGATAATTTTTACGA GTACGCTTGTGGAAGATGGTCGCGAGAGCATCCAACACCAgacagcagctcgacgaatTCCTGGTTTAGTGAACGGACTGCTCGAGTGGCAAGAACCATTCGAGACcttttgcaagaaaatacaaCAGTCGAAACACCGTGGGCGGTCGTAcaggcaaaaaatttatacacaagCTGCCTTGACGTTG CATCCCTGAATTCTCTGGGTCTTTGGCCGTTGCGGAATTTACTCGAAGAGTTAGACTTGCCCGAGATACCGGCCCTATTTTCTGGCACACCAGGAAATATTACCAGCCAATTGGCAAGATTAAAGAAAACTCTCGGCAAAGACGTATTTTTCGGTCTTGATGTTATTCCTGACCCCAAGAACAATAGCAGGAATATCATATTGCTCGGAATGCCATACACATCCAGCCCTTTACCCAG AGACGTAGAATTGGACAAGCGAATACAACGCATCAGGACACGAAAGCGAGCCATTGAGAAAGACTTACCTGACGAAGACGAGGAAGGTTTGATGTCTGTTGAACAAATTTATATGACGGAGATCATCAGGGAAGTGACGAGTAACGGAACAGCTAAAATCTGTAACTTGAATGACACCGGATACCCGAATGAGACGGAAATAGCTCGTGTGGTAGAGCAGATCTATGGGATGAGTGAAGAACTTTATTAC TTGACTCACGGTGATTCAAACGATACTATTTCCGAGGCTGACTTCAAATATGAAGATTATATGTATGTCGACGATCTTCAAAAGATCACGGACGACTACATCAAGGATGTTAATTTGAGTCTGACACCTAGACAAATTTGGCGGCCGTTCATAGAAGAAGTCTTCAAGGATATTCCCGGTCTTGATCTGACGAGGAAGGACAAAGTGCTCGTGGAGGATTTGGATTATTTAAAAGAGATCGCTGTTTTAATATCGGCTACCGATGACGAAGTTTTGG AAGCAAGTATTTGGTGGGTCGTTCTTGACATAGTGGCACCTCACTCGAGCGAAAATTTGAGAGAGGCCTGGGATAAGTATTTGTTGAGCATCGCAGACATAGAAGTTTGGCAATCAAGATCATTGCATTGCGTGAACTCTGTGAATCACCTGATGG GCATGGCGGTCTCGTGGCTATTTGTGGATCCTAAGTTTCACGAAAAAATGGGTCAAAAAGTTGTGGAGATGTTGGAGGATATCAGGGCAGCGTTCGCATCACTAGTGCAACAAGCGGACTGGATGGATGCACAGACGAAGTCAGCTACTCTAGAGAAGAGTAAGAAGATGGCTTCAGCCATTGGCCATCCACATTGGCTTTTTGAAGAAGCAGAATTGAACGAGTATTACGAAGGA ATAAACATGATCGAGGATGCTTACCTCGACAACATGCTGCATATAGTAAAACTGAGATGGAAATATGTTCTTGAGAGTCTTCACGATgagaatttttccaatgaaaCTTA CTGGGCTACGGACCCCACTGATGTCAATGCCTTTCATACCTTTCAAGCCAATCAGATAA AGCTTTGA
- the LOC124184911 gene encoding neprilysin-4 isoform X3 yields MLFLVVLIVLSIVYAHPRFEICSSEECIRIAASLKESMNTSVNPCDNFYEYACGRWSREHPTPDSSSTNSWFSERTARVARTIRDLLQENTTVETPWAVVQAKNLYTSCLDVASLNSLGLWPLRNLLEELDLPEIPALFSGTPGNITSQLARLKKTLGKDVFFGLDVIPDPKNNSRNIILLGMPYTSSPLPRDVELDKRIQRIRTRKRAIEKDLPDEDEEGLMSVEQIYMTEIIREVTSNGTAKICNLNDTGYPNETEIARVVEQIYGMSEELYYLTHGDSNDTISEADFKYEDYMYVDDLQKITDDYIKDVNLSLTPRQIWRPFIEEVFKDIPGLDLTRKDKVLVEDLDYLKEIAVLISATDDEVLEASIWWVVLDIVAPHSSENLREAWDKYLLSIADIEVWQSRSLHCVNSVNHLMGMAVSWLFVDPKFHEKMGQKVVEMLEDIRAAFASLVQQADWMDAQTKSATLEKSKKMASAIGHPHWLFEEAELNEYYEGINMIEDAYLDNMLHIVKLRWKYVLESLHDENFSNETYWATDPTDVNAFHTFQANQITVPAGILQFPFYELGLEALNYGAIGTVLGHELTHGFDNIGRQFDTSGNLRQWWSNETINEYTEKTQCFVDHYNTYYEEKVDDYIDGESTLDENIADNGGLREAVWAYRRWKARHGAEETLPGFTHLSSEQLLFLAFGHIWCESYTATALRWMLMDTHCPGHVRLVAVIRNSVEFSDAFKCPVGSNMNPEKKCHLW; encoded by the exons ATGCTGTTCCTGGTAGTACTCATAGTTCTTTCTATAGTCT atGCTCATCCGAGGTTTGAGATTTGCAGTTCTGAAGAGTGTATACGCATAG CTGCCAGCTTGAAGGAGTCCATGAATACGTCTGTAAATCCATGCGATAATTTTTACGA GTACGCTTGTGGAAGATGGTCGCGAGAGCATCCAACACCAgacagcagctcgacgaatTCCTGGTTTAGTGAACGGACTGCTCGAGTGGCAAGAACCATTCGAGACcttttgcaagaaaatacaaCAGTCGAAACACCGTGGGCGGTCGTAcaggcaaaaaatttatacacaagCTGCCTTGACGTTG CATCCCTGAATTCTCTGGGTCTTTGGCCGTTGCGGAATTTACTCGAAGAGTTAGACTTGCCCGAGATACCGGCCCTATTTTCTGGCACACCAGGAAATATTACCAGCCAATTGGCAAGATTAAAGAAAACTCTCGGCAAAGACGTATTTTTCGGTCTTGATGTTATTCCTGACCCCAAGAACAATAGCAGGAATATCATATTGCTCGGAATGCCATACACATCCAGCCCTTTACCCAG AGACGTAGAATTGGACAAGCGAATACAACGCATCAGGACACGAAAGCGAGCCATTGAGAAAGACTTACCTGACGAAGACGAGGAAGGTTTGATGTCTGTTGAACAAATTTATATGACGGAGATCATCAGGGAAGTGACGAGTAACGGAACAGCTAAAATCTGTAACTTGAATGACACCGGATACCCGAATGAGACGGAAATAGCTCGTGTGGTAGAGCAGATCTATGGGATGAGTGAAGAACTTTATTAC TTGACTCACGGTGATTCAAACGATACTATTTCCGAGGCTGACTTCAAATATGAAGATTATATGTATGTCGACGATCTTCAAAAGATCACGGACGACTACATCAAGGATGTTAATTTGAGTCTGACACCTAGACAAATTTGGCGGCCGTTCATAGAAGAAGTCTTCAAGGATATTCCCGGTCTTGATCTGACGAGGAAGGACAAAGTGCTCGTGGAGGATTTGGATTATTTAAAAGAGATCGCTGTTTTAATATCGGCTACCGATGACGAAGTTTTGG AAGCAAGTATTTGGTGGGTCGTTCTTGACATAGTGGCACCTCACTCGAGCGAAAATTTGAGAGAGGCCTGGGATAAGTATTTGTTGAGCATCGCAGACATAGAAGTTTGGCAATCAAGATCATTGCATTGCGTGAACTCTGTGAATCACCTGATGG GCATGGCGGTCTCGTGGCTATTTGTGGATCCTAAGTTTCACGAAAAAATGGGTCAAAAAGTTGTGGAGATGTTGGAGGATATCAGGGCAGCGTTCGCATCACTAGTGCAACAAGCGGACTGGATGGATGCACAGACGAAGTCAGCTACTCTAGAGAAGAGTAAGAAGATGGCTTCAGCCATTGGCCATCCACATTGGCTTTTTGAAGAAGCAGAATTGAACGAGTATTACGAAGGA ATAAACATGATCGAGGATGCTTACCTCGACAACATGCTGCATATAGTAAAACTGAGATGGAAATATGTTCTTGAGAGTCTTCACGATgagaatttttccaatgaaaCTTA CTGGGCTACGGACCCCACTGATGTCAATGCCTTTCATACCTTTCAAGCCAATCAGATAA CTGTGCCAGCGGGAATATTGCAGTTCCCATTCTATGAGTTGGGCTTAGA AGCTTTGAACTACGGTGCAATCGGTACCGTGCTTGGTCACGAGCTAACGCATGGCTTTGACAATATCGGAAGGCAGTTTGACACTTCTGGAAATCTCAGGCAATGGTGGAGTAACGAAACCATTAATGAATATACGGAGAAGACTCAGTGCTTCGTCGATCACTACAATACATACTACGAAGAGAAG GTGGATGATTACATTGATGGTGAATCGACgttggatgaaaatattgCTGATAATGGTGGATTGCGGGAAGCCGTTTGGGCTTACAGAAGATGGAAAGCACGACACGGTGCAGAAGAAACACTTCCGGGCTTCACTCATCTGTCCTCCGAGCAGCTCTTATTCTTGGCCTTTGGTCAT ATATGGTGCGAATCGTATACAGCGACAGCGTTGAGATGGATGTTAATGGACACCCATTGCCCAGGTCATGTACGACTAGTGGCGGTGATAAGAAACTCCGTAGAGTTTAGCGATGCTTTCAAATGTCCTGTTGGTTCCAACATGAATCCAGAAAAGAAGTGTCATTTGTGGTGA
- the LOC124184911 gene encoding neprilysin-4 isoform X1 translates to MDTNHGTVSPYSIGSDNNLVPVKFRGTIFQQPHRIYSKITLALLIISMLFLVVLIVLSIVYAHPRFEICSSEECIRIAASLKESMNTSVNPCDNFYEYACGRWSREHPTPDSSSTNSWFSERTARVARTIRDLLQENTTVETPWAVVQAKNLYTSCLDVASLNSLGLWPLRNLLEELDLPEIPALFSGTPGNITSQLARLKKTLGKDVFFGLDVIPDPKNNSRNIILLGMPYTSSPLPRDVELDKRIQRIRTRKRAIEKDLPDEDEEGLMSVEQIYMTEIIREVTSNGTAKICNLNDTGYPNETEIARVVEQIYGMSEELYYLTHGDSNDTISEADFKYEDYMYVDDLQKITDDYIKDVNLSLTPRQIWRPFIEEVFKDIPGLDLTRKDKVLVEDLDYLKEIAVLISATDDEVLEASIWWVVLDIVAPHSSENLREAWDKYLLSIADIEVWQSRSLHCVNSVNHLMGMAVSWLFVDPKFHEKMGQKVVEMLEDIRAAFASLVQQADWMDAQTKSATLEKSKKMASAIGHPHWLFEEAELNEYYEGINMIEDAYLDNMLHIVKLRWKYVLESLHDENFSNETYWATDPTDVNAFHTFQANQITVPAGILQFPFYELGLEALNYGAIGTVLGHELTHGFDNIGRQFDTSGNLRQWWSNETINEYTEKTQCFVDHYNTYYEEKVDDYIDGESTLDENIADNGGLREAVWAYRRWKARHGAEETLPGFTHLSSEQLLFLAFGHIWCESYTATALRWMLMDTHCPGHVRLVAVIRNSVEFSDAFKCPVGSNMNPEKKCHLW, encoded by the exons AACATTGGCTCTACTAATTATCAGCATGCTGTTCCTGGTAGTACTCATAGTTCTTTCTATAGTCT atGCTCATCCGAGGTTTGAGATTTGCAGTTCTGAAGAGTGTATACGCATAG CTGCCAGCTTGAAGGAGTCCATGAATACGTCTGTAAATCCATGCGATAATTTTTACGA GTACGCTTGTGGAAGATGGTCGCGAGAGCATCCAACACCAgacagcagctcgacgaatTCCTGGTTTAGTGAACGGACTGCTCGAGTGGCAAGAACCATTCGAGACcttttgcaagaaaatacaaCAGTCGAAACACCGTGGGCGGTCGTAcaggcaaaaaatttatacacaagCTGCCTTGACGTTG CATCCCTGAATTCTCTGGGTCTTTGGCCGTTGCGGAATTTACTCGAAGAGTTAGACTTGCCCGAGATACCGGCCCTATTTTCTGGCACACCAGGAAATATTACCAGCCAATTGGCAAGATTAAAGAAAACTCTCGGCAAAGACGTATTTTTCGGTCTTGATGTTATTCCTGACCCCAAGAACAATAGCAGGAATATCATATTGCTCGGAATGCCATACACATCCAGCCCTTTACCCAG AGACGTAGAATTGGACAAGCGAATACAACGCATCAGGACACGAAAGCGAGCCATTGAGAAAGACTTACCTGACGAAGACGAGGAAGGTTTGATGTCTGTTGAACAAATTTATATGACGGAGATCATCAGGGAAGTGACGAGTAACGGAACAGCTAAAATCTGTAACTTGAATGACACCGGATACCCGAATGAGACGGAAATAGCTCGTGTGGTAGAGCAGATCTATGGGATGAGTGAAGAACTTTATTAC TTGACTCACGGTGATTCAAACGATACTATTTCCGAGGCTGACTTCAAATATGAAGATTATATGTATGTCGACGATCTTCAAAAGATCACGGACGACTACATCAAGGATGTTAATTTGAGTCTGACACCTAGACAAATTTGGCGGCCGTTCATAGAAGAAGTCTTCAAGGATATTCCCGGTCTTGATCTGACGAGGAAGGACAAAGTGCTCGTGGAGGATTTGGATTATTTAAAAGAGATCGCTGTTTTAATATCGGCTACCGATGACGAAGTTTTGG AAGCAAGTATTTGGTGGGTCGTTCTTGACATAGTGGCACCTCACTCGAGCGAAAATTTGAGAGAGGCCTGGGATAAGTATTTGTTGAGCATCGCAGACATAGAAGTTTGGCAATCAAGATCATTGCATTGCGTGAACTCTGTGAATCACCTGATGG GCATGGCGGTCTCGTGGCTATTTGTGGATCCTAAGTTTCACGAAAAAATGGGTCAAAAAGTTGTGGAGATGTTGGAGGATATCAGGGCAGCGTTCGCATCACTAGTGCAACAAGCGGACTGGATGGATGCACAGACGAAGTCAGCTACTCTAGAGAAGAGTAAGAAGATGGCTTCAGCCATTGGCCATCCACATTGGCTTTTTGAAGAAGCAGAATTGAACGAGTATTACGAAGGA ATAAACATGATCGAGGATGCTTACCTCGACAACATGCTGCATATAGTAAAACTGAGATGGAAATATGTTCTTGAGAGTCTTCACGATgagaatttttccaatgaaaCTTA CTGGGCTACGGACCCCACTGATGTCAATGCCTTTCATACCTTTCAAGCCAATCAGATAA CTGTGCCAGCGGGAATATTGCAGTTCCCATTCTATGAGTTGGGCTTAGA AGCTTTGAACTACGGTGCAATCGGTACCGTGCTTGGTCACGAGCTAACGCATGGCTTTGACAATATCGGAAGGCAGTTTGACACTTCTGGAAATCTCAGGCAATGGTGGAGTAACGAAACCATTAATGAATATACGGAGAAGACTCAGTGCTTCGTCGATCACTACAATACATACTACGAAGAGAAG GTGGATGATTACATTGATGGTGAATCGACgttggatgaaaatattgCTGATAATGGTGGATTGCGGGAAGCCGTTTGGGCTTACAGAAGATGGAAAGCACGACACGGTGCAGAAGAAACACTTCCGGGCTTCACTCATCTGTCCTCCGAGCAGCTCTTATTCTTGGCCTTTGGTCAT ATATGGTGCGAATCGTATACAGCGACAGCGTTGAGATGGATGTTAATGGACACCCATTGCCCAGGTCATGTACGACTAGTGGCGGTGATAAGAAACTCCGTAGAGTTTAGCGATGCTTTCAAATGTCCTGTTGGTTCCAACATGAATCCAGAAAAGAAGTGTCATTTGTGGTGA
- the LOC124184911 gene encoding neprilysin-4 isoform X2, which yields MDTNHGTVSPYSIGSDNNLVPVKFRGTIFQQPHRIYSKITLALLIISMLFLVVLIVLSIVYAHPRFEICSSEECIRIAASLKESMNTSVNPCDNFYEYACGRWSREHPTPDSSSTNSWFSERTARVARTIRDLLQENTTVETPWAVVQAKNLYTSCLDVASLNSLGLWPLRNLLEELDLPEIPALFSGTPGNITSQLARLKKTLGKDVFFGLDVIPDPKNNSRNIILLGMPYTSSPLPRDVELDKRIQRIRTRKRAIEKDLPDEDEEGLMSVEQIYMTEIIREVTSNGTAKICNLNDTGYPNETEIARVVEQIYGMSEELYYLTHGDSNDTISEADFKYEDYMYVDDLQKITDDYIKDVNLSLTPRQIWRPFIEEVFKDIPGLDLTRKDKVLVEDLDYLKEIAVLISATDDEVLASIWWVVLDIVAPHSSENLREAWDKYLLSIADIEVWQSRSLHCVNSVNHLMGMAVSWLFVDPKFHEKMGQKVVEMLEDIRAAFASLVQQADWMDAQTKSATLEKSKKMASAIGHPHWLFEEAELNEYYEGINMIEDAYLDNMLHIVKLRWKYVLESLHDENFSNETYWATDPTDVNAFHTFQANQITVPAGILQFPFYELGLEALNYGAIGTVLGHELTHGFDNIGRQFDTSGNLRQWWSNETINEYTEKTQCFVDHYNTYYEEKVDDYIDGESTLDENIADNGGLREAVWAYRRWKARHGAEETLPGFTHLSSEQLLFLAFGHIWCESYTATALRWMLMDTHCPGHVRLVAVIRNSVEFSDAFKCPVGSNMNPEKKCHLW from the exons AACATTGGCTCTACTAATTATCAGCATGCTGTTCCTGGTAGTACTCATAGTTCTTTCTATAGTCT atGCTCATCCGAGGTTTGAGATTTGCAGTTCTGAAGAGTGTATACGCATAG CTGCCAGCTTGAAGGAGTCCATGAATACGTCTGTAAATCCATGCGATAATTTTTACGA GTACGCTTGTGGAAGATGGTCGCGAGAGCATCCAACACCAgacagcagctcgacgaatTCCTGGTTTAGTGAACGGACTGCTCGAGTGGCAAGAACCATTCGAGACcttttgcaagaaaatacaaCAGTCGAAACACCGTGGGCGGTCGTAcaggcaaaaaatttatacacaagCTGCCTTGACGTTG CATCCCTGAATTCTCTGGGTCTTTGGCCGTTGCGGAATTTACTCGAAGAGTTAGACTTGCCCGAGATACCGGCCCTATTTTCTGGCACACCAGGAAATATTACCAGCCAATTGGCAAGATTAAAGAAAACTCTCGGCAAAGACGTATTTTTCGGTCTTGATGTTATTCCTGACCCCAAGAACAATAGCAGGAATATCATATTGCTCGGAATGCCATACACATCCAGCCCTTTACCCAG AGACGTAGAATTGGACAAGCGAATACAACGCATCAGGACACGAAAGCGAGCCATTGAGAAAGACTTACCTGACGAAGACGAGGAAGGTTTGATGTCTGTTGAACAAATTTATATGACGGAGATCATCAGGGAAGTGACGAGTAACGGAACAGCTAAAATCTGTAACTTGAATGACACCGGATACCCGAATGAGACGGAAATAGCTCGTGTGGTAGAGCAGATCTATGGGATGAGTGAAGAACTTTATTAC TTGACTCACGGTGATTCAAACGATACTATTTCCGAGGCTGACTTCAAATATGAAGATTATATGTATGTCGACGATCTTCAAAAGATCACGGACGACTACATCAAGGATGTTAATTTGAGTCTGACACCTAGACAAATTTGGCGGCCGTTCATAGAAGAAGTCTTCAAGGATATTCCCGGTCTTGATCTGACGAGGAAGGACAAAGTGCTCGTGGAGGATTTGGATTATTTAAAAGAGATCGCTGTTTTAATATCGGCTACCGATGACGAAGTTTTGG CAAGTATTTGGTGGGTCGTTCTTGACATAGTGGCACCTCACTCGAGCGAAAATTTGAGAGAGGCCTGGGATAAGTATTTGTTGAGCATCGCAGACATAGAAGTTTGGCAATCAAGATCATTGCATTGCGTGAACTCTGTGAATCACCTGATGG GCATGGCGGTCTCGTGGCTATTTGTGGATCCTAAGTTTCACGAAAAAATGGGTCAAAAAGTTGTGGAGATGTTGGAGGATATCAGGGCAGCGTTCGCATCACTAGTGCAACAAGCGGACTGGATGGATGCACAGACGAAGTCAGCTACTCTAGAGAAGAGTAAGAAGATGGCTTCAGCCATTGGCCATCCACATTGGCTTTTTGAAGAAGCAGAATTGAACGAGTATTACGAAGGA ATAAACATGATCGAGGATGCTTACCTCGACAACATGCTGCATATAGTAAAACTGAGATGGAAATATGTTCTTGAGAGTCTTCACGATgagaatttttccaatgaaaCTTA CTGGGCTACGGACCCCACTGATGTCAATGCCTTTCATACCTTTCAAGCCAATCAGATAA CTGTGCCAGCGGGAATATTGCAGTTCCCATTCTATGAGTTGGGCTTAGA AGCTTTGAACTACGGTGCAATCGGTACCGTGCTTGGTCACGAGCTAACGCATGGCTTTGACAATATCGGAAGGCAGTTTGACACTTCTGGAAATCTCAGGCAATGGTGGAGTAACGAAACCATTAATGAATATACGGAGAAGACTCAGTGCTTCGTCGATCACTACAATACATACTACGAAGAGAAG GTGGATGATTACATTGATGGTGAATCGACgttggatgaaaatattgCTGATAATGGTGGATTGCGGGAAGCCGTTTGGGCTTACAGAAGATGGAAAGCACGACACGGTGCAGAAGAAACACTTCCGGGCTTCACTCATCTGTCCTCCGAGCAGCTCTTATTCTTGGCCTTTGGTCAT ATATGGTGCGAATCGTATACAGCGACAGCGTTGAGATGGATGTTAATGGACACCCATTGCCCAGGTCATGTACGACTAGTGGCGGTGATAAGAAACTCCGTAGAGTTTAGCGATGCTTTCAAATGTCCTGTTGGTTCCAACATGAATCCAGAAAAGAAGTGTCATTTGTGGTGA
- the LOC124184915 gene encoding nuclear envelope pore membrane protein POM 121-like, whose amino-acid sequence MKILLLTCLLASALAAPAEKNKRNVLPGDPRYDAQHDHHHHHHHHEDHDHHQNEIEIAKALGGYVGTYDSTLTEYGIPGFQPGTPISSNNFVSTNFDAGKTNINAYEVEIGGAQNAKQIESVTESSLSLPKVNSVTVVQSQGISQADDLAQSGNFGISKGEANNLDNTVISTTAASVETSSVPSAYIEEVTKAFSGDGISTVGNFESPFQSEISSSFGPSFDSGLSTSLEDPAFYSLPSTAAPFSAADISTFEQAGFNPFGSSFGLSSDANKGSSVSADASKVTAESASTKIKSSTETVSSGFGSANGGLATRFQPQFSSSFGANFNSRLGSSFRSSSPYSSSLGATPFSTTSFNTFKQSGYNPSFGSSLSSHINKESTTLTSNAKAESKAQSKAASSDYSKKIIESTSTNIETAAKTFPASFGSSVDSFTAPVKSKSDSFFRSSTNTRLSPSFGSTSDFGTYTQGSYKPSFGSSFSFSSEANKGSTKSTSATNIASKSGSSKAYPDASKTTVKSAANAAKSFTDTISTKSGLDIDNLSPPLETNYGSSLGSTFGSGFSSIEGPSVYSTSFGASPSDTLGFNRFQQVQYNPSLKQTYTYTPSIEGYNNNFGIYNNNYGRVNGYQDADYRTYPTGVRSYSGFEQSLKDTTLNGNAQVSYPQSYSSDLTGGVRYVAPQSFQYQSVFPTPQSVTPSPFPTTVSVTEAPTQFKFDSAQSYLSPSIEQAVQPNFYVSPNQQELFKNYQSTVFSVEPTPATFPRLSQPEVKISESSLSGINQQTDAEGGYIY is encoded by the exons ATGAAGATACTTTTACTG acctGTCTTCTGGCTTCCGCGCTTGCGGCACCCGCAGAAAAGAACAAGCGAAACGTTCTTCCTGGCGACCCACGCTACGATGCCCAACAtgaccaccaccaccaccatcaccaccacGAGGATCATGACCACCACcagaatgaaattgaaatcgcTAAGGCTTTGGGTGGCTATGTTGGAACTTACGACAGCACACTGACGGAATATGGAATTCCCGGTTTCCAACCAGGAACTCCTATCAGCAGCAATAATTTTGTAAGCACCAACTTCGACGCTGGCAAAACAAACATCAATGCCTACGAAGTTGAGATCGGCGGTGCACAG AACGCCAAACAGATCGAATCTGTCACCGAAAGCAGCCTCAGTTTACCTAAGGTAAACTCAGTCACTGTTGTCCAATCTCAGGGCATATCACAGGCTGATGATCTGGCTCAATCAGGGAACTTCGGTATCAGCAAAGGAGAGGCCAATAACCTTGACAATACTGTAATATCAACAACAGCTGCTAGTGTCGAAACTTCTTCAG TTCCCAGTGCGTATATCGAAGAAGTTACCAAAGCATTCTCTGGTGATGGCATCTCAACTGTTGGAAACTTCGAGTCACCCTTCCAATCTGAGATAAGTTCCTCTTTTGGACCTTCATTCGATTCTGGCCTTAGTACTTCCCTCGAGGACCCAGCTTTTTATTCGCTACCCTCTACTGCAGCACCTTTCAGCGCAGCCGATATTAGCACGTTCGAACAAGCAGGTTTCAACCCCTTTGGTTCCAGCTTCGGCTTGTCTTCAGACGCTAACAAGGGTTCATCGGTATCTGCTG ATGCCAGCAAGGTAACCGCAGAATCTGCTTCAACAAAAATCAAGTCATCCACCGAAACGGTCTCTAGCGGATTCGGCTCAGCCAATGGTGGCCTGGCAACTCGTTTCCAGCCCCAGTTCAGCTCCTCTTTCGGTGCTAACTTCAACTCTCGACTCGGTTCCTCGTTCAGAAGCTCGTCCCCGTACTCATCCTCCCTAGGCGCAACACCTTTTAGCACCACAAGCTTCAACACGTTCAAGCAATCAGGTTACAACCCCAGCTTCGGTTCCAGCTTGTCTTCACATATCAACAAGGAATCAACTACGTTAACTAGTAACGCAAAAGCAGAATCCAAAGCCCAGAGTAAAGCCGCTTCTTCAG ATTACAGCAAGAAGATCATAGAATCTACTTCTACAAATATCGAGACAGCCGCCAAAACGTTTCCAGCTAGTTTCGGATCATCTGTTGATAGTTTCACAGCCCCTGTGAAATCAAAGTCCGACTCTTTCTTCAGATCTTCCACCAACACTAGGCTCAGTCCTTCCTTCGGAAGCACATCAGATTTTGGCACATACACGCAAGGCAGTTATAAACCCAGCTTCGGCTCCAGCTTcagcttctcatcggaagctaACAAAGGTTCGACAAAATCGACTAGCGCAACAAACATAGCATCCAAATCAGGCAGCAGCAAAGCTTATCCAG ATGCCAGCAAGACGACAGTAAAATCTGCAGCTAACGCAGCCAAATCGTTCACGGATACAATCTCCACTAAATCTGGCTTAGATATTGACAACTTGTCACCCCCCTTGGAAACCAATTATGGATCGTCTTTGGGATCTACTTTCGGCTCTGGTTTTTCTTCCATCGAAGGCCCATCCGTCTACTCGACCTCCTTTGGTGCATCGCCTTCCGACACTCTCGGCTTCAACAGGTTCCAACAAGTCCAGTATAATCCCAGCCTCAAGCAAACTTACACCTACACCCCCAGCATCGAAGGCTATAACAATAACTTCGGAATCTACAATAACAATTATGGCAGGGTGAACGGTTATCAGGATGCTGATTACAGAACTTACCCTACCGGTGTACGCAGTTATTCTGGATTTGAACAGAGTTTGAAGGACACAACACTTAACGGAAACGCCCAAGTTAGCTACCCCCAGTCATACTCTTCAGACCTCACCGGAGGCGTACGCTATGTAGCCCCTCAGTCCTTCCAATACCAATCTGTGTTCCCCACCCCCCAAAGCGTAACCCCTTCCCCATTTCCCACAACCGTCTCAGTAACCGAAGCACCTACTCAGTTTAAATTCGATTCGGCACAGTCGTACTTGTCGCCATCAATCGAGCAAGCCGTACAGCCGAACTTCTACGTTTCTCCAAATCAGCAAGAGCTCTTCAAGAACTACCAGAGCACTGTCTTCTCAGTTGAACCTACTCCCGCTACTTTCCCAAGGCTGAGTCAACCTGAAGTTAAGATTTCAGAAAGTTCTCTCTCGGGAATCAACCAGCAAACAGATGCTGAGGGAGGCTACATTTACTAG